The Frondihabitans australicus genome includes a region encoding these proteins:
- a CDS encoding aminotransferase class V-fold PLP-dependent enzyme has translation MITRTDSRSTALRADFPALAQEVNGHPLAYLDSGATAQRPQAVLDLERAFLETTNAAVHRGAHTLAAMATEAYEDARERVARFIGAATPDEVVWTSNATDALNLVAYGIGNATLGRGGHEAKRLALEPGDEILVTEAEHHANLVPWQELAARTGATFRYIPVGDDGTWSLDEARTLITPKTRVVAFAHVSNVTGFVAPVAEVVELAHAVGALVVLDACQSAPHRPLDVQALGVDFAAFSGHKMLGPTGIGVLWGREELLNALPPFRTGGSMISVVTMETTTFLPAPQRFEAGTQPVSQIVGLAEAVRYLETAGMPWVQDHEEKLAQRLLAGLVEIPGIRVVGPPLGMPRSGLVSFDVQGVHAHDVGQYLDAQGIAVRVGHHCAMPLHKRLGLTATTRASTYLYTTDDEVDRFLEATAQVRGYFGVEGSADPATSGGGR, from the coding sequence GTGATCACCCGCACCGACTCCCGCAGCACAGCCTTGCGCGCCGACTTCCCGGCGCTCGCGCAGGAGGTGAACGGCCACCCGCTCGCCTACCTCGACTCCGGAGCCACGGCGCAGCGTCCGCAGGCCGTGCTCGACCTGGAGCGGGCGTTCCTCGAGACGACGAACGCCGCCGTGCATCGCGGGGCACACACTCTCGCGGCGATGGCGACCGAGGCCTACGAGGACGCACGTGAGCGAGTCGCCCGCTTCATCGGCGCGGCGACGCCCGACGAGGTCGTCTGGACCTCGAACGCCACCGACGCGCTCAACCTCGTCGCCTACGGCATCGGCAACGCGACGCTCGGCCGCGGCGGCCACGAGGCGAAGCGCCTCGCCCTCGAGCCGGGCGACGAGATCCTCGTCACCGAGGCCGAGCACCACGCGAACCTCGTGCCGTGGCAAGAGCTCGCGGCCCGCACCGGCGCGACGTTCCGCTACATCCCCGTTGGCGACGACGGCACCTGGAGCCTCGACGAGGCCCGCACCCTCATCACGCCGAAGACCCGCGTCGTGGCGTTTGCCCACGTCTCGAACGTCACCGGATTCGTCGCGCCCGTCGCCGAGGTGGTCGAGCTGGCCCACGCCGTCGGCGCCCTCGTCGTCCTCGACGCCTGCCAGTCGGCACCGCACCGCCCGCTCGACGTGCAGGCGCTCGGCGTCGACTTCGCCGCGTTCTCGGGCCACAAGATGCTCGGCCCGACCGGCATCGGCGTGCTCTGGGGCCGCGAAGAGCTGCTGAACGCACTGCCCCCGTTCCGCACGGGCGGCTCGATGATCTCCGTGGTGACGATGGAGACCACGACCTTCCTTCCTGCGCCCCAGCGCTTCGAGGCCGGCACGCAGCCCGTCTCGCAGATCGTGGGGCTCGCCGAGGCCGTCCGCTACCTCGAGACGGCGGGCATGCCCTGGGTGCAGGATCACGAAGAGAAGCTCGCCCAGAGGCTCCTGGCCGGCCTGGTCGAGATCCCCGGCATCCGTGTCGTGGGGCCGCCTCTCGGGATGCCCCGGTCGGGCCTCGTCTCGTTCGACGTGCAGGGCGTCCACGCGCACGACGTCGGGCAGTACCTCGACGCGCAGGGGATCGCCGTGCGCGTCGGGCACCACTGCGCCATGCCGCTGCACAAGCGCCTCGGCCTCACCGCCACCACGCGGGCGTCGACGTACCTCTACACGACCGACGACGAGGTCGACCGGTTCCTCGAGGCGACGGCCCAGGTGCGGGGGTACTTCGGGGTGGAAGGCTCCGCTGATCCTGCGACCTCGGGCGGGGGCCGCTGA
- a CDS encoding alpha/beta hydrolase, producing the protein MTSSASTAPLARIERLPAAGVVVRGTVVVLGGRGETPEVYERFADRIAVDGYRVVAFGDVAVDHSGMVTAAAAELDATEAGPRVVVASDSGVATAWRAIADGRLAATGVVSAGALTEAGAGSVDAATEIEERTTCPVHRGKLAREGVLREGSLTSTSATDEVDFDLARGVEIPALVLHGDCDVISHPQDAFAVYDALPDARLYALEKGKHDVLNDITHRQVAAAVVTFLERLRTPELGLRPVAQSEYASLCG; encoded by the coding sequence ATGACTTCTTCCGCTTCGACAGCACCCCTCGCCCGCATCGAGCGCCTACCGGCCGCCGGCGTCGTCGTCCGCGGCACCGTCGTCGTCCTCGGCGGACGCGGCGAGACCCCCGAGGTGTACGAGCGCTTCGCCGACCGGATCGCCGTCGACGGCTACCGCGTGGTCGCGTTCGGAGACGTCGCCGTCGATCACTCCGGAATGGTGACCGCGGCCGCGGCCGAGCTCGACGCCACCGAGGCGGGACCGCGGGTCGTGGTCGCCTCCGACTCTGGAGTCGCCACCGCCTGGCGCGCGATCGCCGACGGCCGACTGGCCGCGACCGGCGTCGTCTCGGCCGGCGCGCTCACCGAGGCCGGTGCCGGAAGCGTCGACGCCGCGACGGAGATCGAGGAGCGCACCACCTGCCCGGTCCACCGCGGCAAGCTGGCACGCGAGGGCGTCCTGCGCGAGGGCTCGCTCACGAGCACCTCGGCGACCGACGAGGTGGACTTCGACCTCGCCCGCGGCGTCGAGATCCCCGCGCTGGTGCTGCACGGCGACTGCGACGTCATCTCGCACCCCCAGGACGCGTTCGCGGTCTACGACGCCCTGCCCGACGCGCGCCTCTACGCGCTGGAGAAGGGCAAGCACGACGTGCTCAACGACATCACACACCGGCAGGTCGCGGCGGCCGTCGTCACGTTCCTCGAGCGCCTTCGGACCCCGGAGCTCGGGCTCCGCCCGGTCGCGCAGAGCGAGTACGCGTCGCTCTGCGGCTGA
- the coaBC gene encoding bifunctional phosphopantothenoylcysteine decarboxylase/phosphopantothenate--cysteine ligase CoaBC produces the protein MDRLTVVVGITGGIAAYKAVGVVRLLVKAGHDVHVVPTEAALKFVGLPTLEALSRNPVTASLYDDVAAVRHVALGQSADLVIVAPATANTLAKLAAGLADDLLGTTILATKAPVLLAPAMHTEMWANAATQANVATLRSRGYAVVGPDSGALTGADSGPGRMSEPEAIVEAALALVGEGAGAQDLANLHVLVSAGGTREPLDPVRFLGNRSSGKQGVALANAALARGARVTLVAAHLEVPPPAPHPRLSVVDVSTAESLSDAMRSAATEADIVVMAAAVADYRPENVESGKIKKSGGGPLLLRLVENPDILAGLARDKRPGQVVVGFAAETAASRDELLDLGRAKAARKGADLLALNAVGWSQGFGTDENAVVLVTGAGDVVAEAAGTKADVADALLTAALGVRGAPA, from the coding sequence ATGGACCGCCTCACCGTCGTCGTCGGCATCACCGGCGGCATCGCCGCGTACAAGGCCGTCGGCGTCGTCCGGCTGCTCGTGAAGGCCGGGCACGACGTGCACGTGGTGCCGACCGAGGCGGCGCTGAAGTTCGTCGGGCTCCCGACCCTCGAGGCGCTGAGCCGCAACCCCGTCACCGCGTCGCTCTACGACGACGTCGCCGCGGTCCGACACGTGGCTCTGGGACAGTCCGCCGACCTCGTCATCGTCGCGCCCGCGACGGCGAACACGCTCGCGAAGCTCGCCGCGGGGCTCGCCGACGATCTGCTCGGGACGACGATCCTCGCGACGAAGGCTCCCGTGCTCCTGGCGCCCGCGATGCACACCGAGATGTGGGCCAACGCGGCGACGCAGGCCAACGTCGCGACGCTCCGCTCGCGCGGCTACGCGGTCGTCGGCCCCGACTCGGGCGCGCTGACCGGCGCCGACTCCGGCCCGGGGCGCATGAGCGAGCCCGAGGCGATCGTCGAGGCCGCGCTCGCGCTCGTCGGCGAGGGGGCCGGGGCGCAGGATCTCGCGAACCTCCACGTGCTCGTGTCCGCCGGCGGCACCCGCGAGCCCCTCGACCCCGTGCGGTTCCTCGGCAACCGCTCCAGCGGCAAGCAGGGCGTCGCCCTGGCGAACGCCGCGCTCGCGCGCGGGGCGCGCGTCACGCTCGTCGCCGCGCACCTGGAGGTGCCGCCGCCCGCGCCGCACCCGCGACTCTCCGTGGTGGACGTGTCGACGGCCGAGTCCCTCTCCGACGCGATGCGCTCGGCGGCGACGGAGGCCGACATCGTGGTCATGGCGGCGGCGGTGGCCGACTATCGGCCGGAGAACGTCGAGAGCGGGAAGATCAAGAAGTCGGGTGGGGGGCCGCTGCTCCTGCGGCTCGTGGAGAACCCGGACATCCTCGCGGGGCTCGCCCGAGACAAGCGCCCCGGGCAGGTGGTGGTCGGGTTCGCCGCCGAGACGGCGGCGTCACGCGACGAGCTGCTCGACCTCGGCCGCGCGAAGGCCGCACGGAAGGGCGCCGACCTGCTCGCCCTGAACGCGGTGGGCTGGTCGCAGGGATTCGGCACCGACGAGAACGCGGTGGTGCTCGTCACGGGCGCGGGCGACGTGGTCGCGGAAGCGGCCGGGACGAAGGCCGACGTGGCGGACGCGCTGCTCACGGCGGCCCTCGGCGTGCGGGGTGCTCCCGCCTGA
- the sufU gene encoding Fe-S cluster assembly sulfur transfer protein SufU, with translation MADALAGLYQQVILDHAKARTGDRPLPAADAEHFEKNPTCGDEITVRVTLEPGSDVIRELAWQGDGCSISMASASVLAEMAPGLTLAELGERTDAFRALMRSKGQGEPDEELLGDAVVFEGVSKFVMRVKCAMLSWVAAEACSKELSVRS, from the coding sequence ATGGCCGACGCGCTGGCAGGCCTGTACCAGCAGGTGATTCTGGACCACGCGAAGGCGCGGACCGGCGATCGGCCGCTGCCTGCGGCCGACGCCGAGCACTTCGAGAAGAACCCGACCTGCGGCGACGAGATCACCGTGCGGGTGACGCTCGAGCCGGGGTCGGACGTCATCCGCGAGCTGGCGTGGCAGGGCGACGGGTGCAGCATCTCGATGGCCTCGGCGAGCGTCCTGGCCGAGATGGCGCCGGGGCTGACACTCGCCGAGCTGGGGGAGCGCACCGACGCCTTCCGCGCGTTGATGCGCTCGAAGGGGCAGGGCGAGCCCGACGAGGAGCTCCTCGGCGACGCGGTCGTGTTCGAGGGCGTCTCGAAGTTCGTCATGCGGGTGAAGTGCGCGATGCTGTCGTGGGTCGCCGCCGAGGCGTGTTCCAAGGAGCTCTCCGTCAGGTCGTAG
- a CDS encoding O-acetylhomoserine aminocarboxypropyltransferase/cysteine synthase family protein — protein sequence MTDDSFAPDRPATTQIHGGVVPREAQNTVATPIYQTAAYEFDDLATAQAIFALEKTGNLYSRNGNPTQSVFERRMAALEGGVAALGTASGQAAVAVTLLSLVRTGQHVVAPAQLYGGTIDLLTDAFADFGIEVTLVDQDDLDAWRAAVRPNTRAFFAEGIGNPTATVLPMAEVAEIAHAAGVPLVIDSTLATPVLQRPKEFGADFVVHSATKFLGGHGSSIAGVIVDLGTFDFGAEPAKWPQFTEPYTRVGGVVLWERFGREKSAFLVYAKTKWVHDLGPSLSPFNSFQILQGIETLDLRVRRQSDSALAIAEFLSAHPAVSKVNHPGLPDSPYRSLAERYLPNGAGAVFSFDLAAGEGAVATVIDSLKVFSLVANIGDVRSLVIQPATTTHSHLKADQLREAGFSRATIRLSIGLEDVRDLIADLGQALDTVDASIGKD from the coding sequence GTGACCGACGACTCCTTCGCGCCCGACCGCCCCGCCACCACCCAGATCCACGGCGGAGTCGTGCCCCGCGAGGCTCAGAACACCGTCGCCACGCCGATCTACCAGACCGCGGCCTACGAGTTCGACGACCTCGCCACGGCGCAGGCCATCTTCGCCCTCGAGAAGACCGGCAACCTCTACAGCCGCAACGGCAACCCGACGCAGTCGGTCTTCGAACGGCGCATGGCCGCACTCGAGGGCGGCGTCGCGGCGCTCGGCACCGCCAGCGGTCAGGCCGCCGTCGCGGTCACCCTCCTCAGCCTGGTCCGCACCGGCCAGCACGTCGTGGCGCCCGCGCAGCTCTACGGCGGCACGATCGACCTGCTCACGGATGCGTTCGCCGACTTCGGCATCGAGGTCACCCTCGTCGACCAGGACGACCTCGACGCCTGGCGCGCCGCAGTCCGCCCGAACACCCGGGCGTTCTTCGCCGAGGGCATCGGCAACCCGACCGCCACGGTGCTGCCGATGGCCGAGGTCGCCGAGATCGCGCACGCCGCCGGGGTGCCGCTCGTCATCGACTCGACGCTCGCGACCCCCGTCCTGCAGCGCCCGAAGGAGTTCGGCGCCGACTTCGTCGTCCACTCGGCCACGAAGTTCCTGGGCGGCCACGGCTCGTCGATCGCCGGCGTCATCGTCGACCTCGGCACGTTCGACTTCGGCGCCGAGCCCGCGAAGTGGCCGCAGTTCACCGAGCCGTACACGCGCGTCGGCGGAGTCGTGCTCTGGGAGCGCTTCGGCCGCGAGAAGAGCGCGTTCCTCGTCTACGCGAAGACGAAGTGGGTTCACGATCTGGGGCCGTCGCTGTCGCCGTTCAACTCCTTCCAGATCCTGCAGGGAATCGAGACGCTCGACCTGCGGGTGCGGCGGCAGTCCGACTCGGCTCTGGCGATCGCCGAGTTCCTGTCCGCGCATCCTGCGGTCTCGAAGGTGAACCACCCGGGGCTGCCCGACAGCCCGTACCGCTCGCTCGCGGAGCGCTACCTGCCGAACGGCGCGGGCGCTGTCTTCTCGTTCGACCTCGCCGCGGGAGAAGGCGCCGTTGCGACGGTCATCGACTCGCTGAAGGTGTTCTCGCTCGTCGCCAACATCGGCGACGTCCGCAGCCTCGTGATCCAGCCGGCGACGACGACCCACAGCCACCTCAAGGCCGACCAGCTGCGCGAGGCCGGCTTCTCCCGTGCCACGATCCGGCTCTCGATCGGACTCGAAGACGTGCGAGACCTCATCGCCGACCTCGGCCAGGCGCTCGACACCGTCGATGCGTCCATCGGAAAGGACTGA
- a CDS encoding FAD/NAD(P)-binding protein, which translates to MGSHASSTPESIVIVGGGASAVYVTHALRERAAALGVPAPRITVVGREAEVGRGLAYGRADDHHRLNSPAGKMSLSATDDAAFLRYLDRVGWRDVDGSAAGAGTYVPRRVFGDYVAEAFAELSATPESGVSFVHGDVVDVVEVVDVSDSGEAEATAAPVSVTLADGSVLTADRVVLALGNPSPGPVPANADRIVDDPWAPGALDGVTGRDRVLLVGTGLTMIDVATSLARQEPGVHLTATSRHLLLPAVHLAGPATPGPGLGDEVATLGGMASLFAAQLREAKAAGAPWQTVIDGMRPQMQDLWLRLSIADRERFLAHGARRWDVHRHRMAPTVWAELSGLIEDGTLTLRAVDADERFDVAVNCTGPASVASSGWNPLVDALLATGALTADPTGIGVAATRTGALVGSDGTASDRLYTIGAALKGALWETVAIGEVRLMAYRMADAMLASATASVDDAAEVVA; encoded by the coding sequence ATGGGAAGCCACGCCTCGTCCACGCCCGAATCCATCGTCATCGTCGGCGGAGGCGCGAGCGCCGTCTACGTGACGCACGCGCTGCGCGAGCGAGCCGCTGCGCTCGGGGTGCCGGCGCCCCGGATCACCGTCGTGGGGCGCGAGGCCGAGGTCGGTCGCGGCCTCGCCTACGGGCGTGCCGACGACCACCACCGCCTGAACAGCCCCGCGGGCAAGATGAGCCTCTCGGCCACCGATGACGCCGCGTTCCTCCGCTACCTCGACCGCGTCGGCTGGCGGGACGTCGACGGGTCGGCGGCCGGCGCCGGGACCTACGTTCCGCGCCGCGTCTTCGGCGACTACGTCGCTGAGGCGTTCGCCGAGCTGTCGGCGACTCCGGAATCGGGTGTCTCGTTCGTCCACGGCGACGTCGTCGACGTCGTCGAGGTCGTCGACGTCTCCGATTCCGGAGAAGCCGAGGCCACGGCCGCTCCCGTCTCCGTCACGCTCGCCGACGGCAGTGTCCTCACCGCCGACCGCGTCGTGCTCGCACTCGGCAACCCGTCGCCCGGCCCGGTCCCGGCGAACGCCGACCGAATCGTGGACGATCCCTGGGCGCCCGGCGCGCTCGACGGTGTGACCGGCCGCGACCGCGTGCTGCTGGTCGGCACCGGCCTCACCATGATCGACGTGGCGACCTCCCTCGCGCGGCAGGAGCCGGGCGTCCACCTGACCGCGACGAGCCGTCACCTGCTCCTGCCCGCCGTGCATCTCGCCGGCCCCGCGACGCCCGGGCCGGGCCTCGGCGACGAGGTCGCGACGCTGGGCGGCATGGCGTCGCTCTTCGCCGCTCAGTTGCGGGAGGCGAAGGCGGCGGGAGCGCCGTGGCAGACCGTCATCGACGGCATGCGCCCGCAGATGCAGGACCTCTGGCTGCGTCTCTCGATCGCCGACCGCGAGCGCTTCCTCGCACACGGCGCCCGTCGCTGGGACGTCCACCGTCACCGCATGGCCCCGACCGTCTGGGCGGAGCTCTCCGGCCTGATCGAGGACGGCACGCTCACCCTTCGCGCGGTCGACGCCGACGAGCGCTTCGACGTCGCCGTCAACTGCACCGGCCCGGCGTCGGTCGCGAGCTCCGGTTGGAACCCGCTCGTCGACGCTCTCCTCGCGACGGGAGCCCTGACCGCCGACCCGACCGGCATCGGCGTGGCCGCGACGCGGACCGGCGCGCTCGTGGGCTCCGACGGCACGGCCTCCGACCGCCTCTACACGATCGGTGCGGCCCTCAAGGGCGCGCTGTGGGAGACCGTCGCGATCGGCGAGGTGCGCCTCATGGCCTACCGCATGGCCGACGCGATGCTGGCCTCGGCGACCGCGTCGGTCGACGACGCGGCGGAGGTCGTCGCGTAG
- a CDS encoding acyltransferase family protein — MATTTTLTAPSPAPARSGAASAESGASTRPAQAAGSRLPALDGVRTLAILGVVLYHFHVPHFNGGFVGVNVFFVLSGYLITSLLLKEHVRSNTINLARFWARRVLRLYPTLIVVVAVGASLWFLVGDDGTTKNLSAGGAALIALTYTGNFARAFGHISQGIFAPSWSLAMEEQFYLVWPPVLALALFVGLRRRTIAWTLAGLVVVSCALGWLLYTTPNSGATADIYFSPVANVAPLLSGCILALALQSAGARRLFASRFGQVATWVGAAYIVAVMFSITSGDWNQHAPFFGMILPSIGVAAAFMVGGLVSRPTLVSRVLALKPMAWFGANVSYSLYLWHVLVMSLLLPYFPGLGGTFAVIAIAVGVAILSHFVVEKPFLVVKRRFEPKSWSRPAAGQAQARQAQPAAKQAVAGQATVSS; from the coding sequence ATGGCAACGACGACGACCCTCACCGCGCCATCGCCCGCCCCTGCCCGTTCCGGCGCCGCGAGCGCCGAGTCCGGCGCCTCCACGAGGCCTGCGCAGGCCGCCGGCTCGAGGCTCCCGGCCCTCGACGGCGTCCGCACGCTGGCCATCCTCGGCGTCGTGCTGTACCACTTCCACGTTCCGCACTTCAACGGCGGTTTCGTCGGCGTCAATGTCTTCTTCGTGCTGTCGGGGTACCTCATCACCTCGCTGCTCCTCAAGGAGCACGTCCGCTCGAACACGATCAACCTCGCCCGGTTCTGGGCTCGGCGGGTGCTCCGGCTCTACCCGACGCTGATCGTCGTCGTCGCGGTCGGTGCGTCGCTGTGGTTCCTCGTCGGTGACGACGGAACCACGAAGAACCTCTCGGCGGGCGGCGCTGCCCTCATCGCCCTCACCTACACCGGCAATTTCGCCCGGGCGTTCGGCCACATCTCGCAGGGCATCTTCGCCCCGAGCTGGAGCCTCGCGATGGAAGAGCAGTTCTACCTCGTCTGGCCGCCCGTGCTCGCCCTCGCGCTCTTCGTCGGCCTCCGTCGCCGGACCATCGCCTGGACCCTGGCCGGACTCGTCGTCGTCTCCTGCGCCCTCGGCTGGCTGCTCTACACGACGCCGAACTCGGGCGCGACCGCCGACATCTACTTCAGCCCGGTGGCGAACGTGGCGCCGCTCCTGAGCGGCTGCATCCTCGCGCTGGCTCTCCAGAGCGCAGGAGCCCGCAGGCTGTTCGCGAGCCGGTTCGGCCAGGTCGCGACCTGGGTGGGCGCCGCGTACATCGTCGCCGTGATGTTCTCGATCACGTCCGGCGACTGGAACCAGCACGCCCCGTTCTTCGGCATGATCCTGCCGAGCATCGGCGTGGCCGCGGCCTTCATGGTGGGCGGGCTGGTCTCGCGCCCCACTCTCGTGAGCCGCGTGCTGGCGCTGAAGCCCATGGCGTGGTTCGGCGCGAACGTGTCGTACTCGCTCTACCTGTGGCACGTGCTCGTGATGAGCCTCCTGCTGCCCTACTTCCCCGGCCTGGGCGGCACCTTCGCCGTCATCGCGATCGCGGTCGGCGTGGCGATCCTCAGCCATTTCGTCGTCGAGAAGCCGTTCCTCGTCGTCAAGCGCCGGTTCGAGCCGAAGTCGTGGTCGCGGCCGGCGGCCGGGCAGGCGCAGGCTCGGCAGGCTCAGCCGGCGGCGAAACAAGCAGTGGCGGGTCAGGCAACTGTGTCATCGTAG
- a CDS encoding LCP family protein codes for MAEDGTSALPRARRAARSGQIRHGKLHHTHPIANALKLVAVAVVVVLVSTGGVAAYALQDVLGSTKPTVHLVQLPGHTATPLPSAPEGETVGEVNMLVIGSDTRSGQAGYGDAADQAASSGVGNNDVDILLHISADHKNVSVISFPRDLEIPIPACPTSSGGYSYATDKAMLNTALSRGGNEQLGLQCAVLTIEKLTGLNIPYAASVTFAGTAAISTAVGGVTVCLATPIVDNNVTPNLNLSAGTHTLVGGEALAFLRSRHGVGDGSDLGRISNQQVFMSSLARQLTSSGTLTNPFTLYKIAKAVTENTVTSDTVNANFLLGVFQAVRATGLSNMVFLQYPTGADPDNPNRVVPNEYAAQQVNQALLADQPIELSGTTGDGSTVEPGSPSTTTPTTPATTGTGSGTSTGSGTSTGSGTSTGTSTGAATTPPTTGSTSTVTLPPSVTGQTAAQKTCSKKIQY; via the coding sequence ATGGCAGAAGACGGCACGAGCGCACTCCCGCGCGCCCGGAGGGCCGCCCGCTCCGGGCAGATCCGGCACGGCAAGCTCCACCACACGCACCCGATCGCCAACGCTCTGAAGCTCGTGGCCGTCGCAGTGGTCGTCGTGCTCGTCTCGACCGGCGGGGTCGCCGCCTACGCGCTCCAGGACGTCCTGGGGTCGACGAAGCCGACAGTCCACCTCGTCCAGCTGCCCGGGCACACCGCCACGCCGCTGCCGTCCGCCCCCGAGGGCGAGACGGTCGGCGAGGTCAACATGCTCGTGATCGGCAGCGACACGCGCTCGGGTCAGGCGGGCTACGGCGACGCGGCCGACCAGGCGGCGTCGTCGGGCGTCGGCAACAACGACGTCGACATCCTGCTGCACATCTCGGCCGACCATAAGAACGTGTCGGTGATCAGCTTCCCGCGCGACCTGGAGATCCCGATCCCGGCGTGCCCGACCTCCTCGGGCGGCTACTCGTACGCGACCGACAAGGCGATGCTCAACACGGCGCTCAGCCGCGGGGGCAACGAGCAGCTCGGCCTGCAGTGCGCCGTGCTCACGATCGAGAAGCTCACCGGACTCAACATCCCCTATGCGGCCAGCGTCACGTTCGCGGGCACGGCAGCCATCTCGACCGCGGTGGGCGGCGTCACGGTCTGCCTCGCGACGCCGATCGTCGACAACAACGTCACCCCGAACCTCAACCTCTCGGCGGGCACCCACACGCTCGTCGGCGGCGAGGCCCTCGCCTTCCTCCGCAGCCGCCACGGCGTCGGCGACGGGTCCGACCTCGGCCGCATCTCGAACCAGCAGGTCTTCATGTCGTCGCTGGCGCGGCAGCTGACCTCGAGCGGCACGCTCACCAACCCGTTCACGCTCTACAAGATCGCCAAGGCCGTCACCGAGAACACCGTCACCTCCGACACGGTGAACGCGAACTTCCTGCTCGGCGTCTTCCAGGCGGTGCGGGCGACCGGTCTGTCGAACATGGTGTTCCTGCAGTACCCGACCGGTGCTGATCCTGACAACCCGAACCGCGTCGTGCCGAACGAGTACGCGGCCCAGCAGGTGAACCAGGCGCTTCTCGCCGACCAGCCGATCGAGCTCTCGGGCACCACGGGCGACGGATCCACCGTCGAGCCGGGGTCGCCCTCCACGACGACGCCGACCACGCCGGCCACGACGGGCACAGGATCGGGCACGTCGACCGGCAGCGGCACCTCGACCGGTTCTGGCACCTCGACCGGCACCTCGACCGGCGCCGCCACGACGCCGCCCACGACCGGCTCGACGTCGACCGTGACGCTGCCGCCGTCCGTCACCGGCCAGACCGCCGCGCAGAAGACCTGCTCGAAGAAGATCCAGTACTGA
- a CDS encoding LLM class flavin-dependent oxidoreductase, with protein sequence MHFGYWTPVYGGFLRNVGDEGMPAAWSYIKQVSQEADRLGYHTTLVPELYLNDRKGIDAPSLEAWSLSTAILAVTEQLRVMTAVRPGFHLPTVIAKATSTISDIAGLTPDGASRFALNVVAAWWAEEAKQYAGAFTTHDRRYEQASDFVKILDGMWTQDRFTYDGDFWKVEQAILEPKPVALPAIFAGGESEAGREAIADFADSYVLHGGTVDEVTEKVRDMDERRLRIHGERFREYGMAAYVIVRDTEAEAQKELERITNVDPNSPGYASFEEFRAHSNLDVELSKREYSVGTRGLRPNLVGTPEQVAERIRAYQDAGLTLLLIQSSPLDTELERIARDVFPLVPSLAASTV encoded by the coding sequence ATGCACTTCGGCTACTGGACCCCGGTCTACGGAGGCTTCCTCCGCAACGTCGGCGACGAGGGAATGCCCGCCGCCTGGTCGTACATCAAGCAGGTGTCGCAGGAGGCCGACCGCCTCGGCTACCACACCACCCTCGTGCCCGAGCTCTACCTCAACGACCGCAAGGGCATCGACGCCCCGTCGCTCGAGGCGTGGTCGCTGTCGACCGCGATCCTGGCGGTCACCGAGCAGCTGCGCGTCATGACGGCGGTTCGGCCGGGCTTCCACCTGCCGACCGTGATCGCCAAGGCGACGTCGACCATCAGCGACATCGCCGGCCTCACGCCCGACGGCGCGTCGCGCTTCGCGCTCAACGTCGTGGCCGCGTGGTGGGCAGAGGAGGCCAAGCAGTACGCGGGCGCCTTCACCACGCACGACCGCCGCTACGAGCAGGCCTCCGACTTCGTGAAGATCCTCGACGGCATGTGGACGCAGGATCGCTTCACCTACGACGGCGACTTCTGGAAGGTCGAGCAGGCGATCCTCGAGCCGAAGCCGGTGGCCCTGCCCGCGATCTTCGCCGGCGGCGAGAGCGAGGCCGGCCGCGAGGCCATCGCCGACTTCGCCGACAGCTACGTGCTGCACGGCGGCACCGTCGACGAGGTCACCGAGAAGGTCCGCGACATGGACGAGCGCCGCCTGCGGATCCACGGCGAGCGCTTCCGCGAATACGGCATGGCCGCCTACGTCATCGTCCGCGACACCGAGGCCGAGGCCCAGAAGGAGCTCGAGCGGATCACGAACGTCGACCCGAACAGCCCCGGCTACGCCTCGTTCGAGGAGTTCCGGGCGCACTCGAACCTCGACGTCGAGCTGTCGAAGCGCGAGTACTCGGTGGGCACCAGGGGCCTTCGCCCGAACCTGGTCGGCACGCCCGAGCAGGTGGCGGAGCGGATCAGGGCGTACCAGGATGCGGGGCTCACGCTGCTCCTGATCCAGTCGTCGCCCCTCGACACCGAGCTCGAGCGCATCGCCCGCGACGTGTTCCCGCTGGTGCCGTCGCTCGCCGCGTCGACCGTCTGA